One stretch of Meriones unguiculatus strain TT.TT164.6M chromosome 7, Bangor_MerUng_6.1, whole genome shotgun sequence DNA includes these proteins:
- the Tnfaip2 gene encoding tumor necrosis factor alpha-induced protein 2 codes for MLKMVTFFQGLPGQQSVLGTLNVPGSPPKPRSTSEAESEASMSEVSSEDLVPPQEAGTVPDREEEEAEKKKKKSKGLANMFSVFTKGKKKKRGQPGLSDPEVQPQPQPKPAGPLLTVEELKEALERGRLETAWQVLALEQALEAAAEAGGTSGEELVWRQSKVEALYALLLDQVLGVLRRPLEAAPERLRQALAAVSQQEREDRRAAGGPAAAALEATRPRRWLQLWRGVVAEVAAERLDAQPALAADGRSEAESRFLHMGRTMKEDLEAVAERLKPLFPEEFAVVHTYAQSYHRHFAEHLCAMAQFELCERDAYLLLLWVQNLYPNDILNSPKLAQELQGIELGSLLPPKQIRLLEAMFLSNEVTNVKLLMARALELESQRWAQDVAPQSLDGHCHSELAIDIIQIISLSQDKAENITPEVGVQIKQLLLVELAALLRSYQRAFDEFLEKNKLLKNYSVNIMANINNCQSFRTSVEQKWQMPPDSLNHLLEPLKELKAHGFDTLLQSLFLDLKPLFKKLTQTRWANPDETLEEILATVDSRLPEFSELQDCFRKELVEAVHLHLVKEYIIRLSKRRLVLKTTEQQQQLARHILANAEAIQHFCTDNGSTAAWLQPALPTIAEIIRLQDTSAIKIEVATYITRYPDFSKGHLNAILAIKGNLQSSDVKSIRNILDINTGAQEPSRPLFSLIKVG; via the exons ATGCTGAAGATGGTGACTTTCTTCCAAGGGCTTCCTGGCCAGCAGTCTGTACTAGGGACCCTGAACGTCCCTGGAAGCCCCCCAAAGCCACGCTCCACATCTGAAGCGGAATCAGAGGCCTCCATGTCAGAGGTTTCCTCCGAGGACCTGGTACCACCCCAGGAGGCTGGAACCGTTCCtgacagggaggaggaggaggccgaaaagaagaagaagaaatccaaAGGGCTGGCCAACATGTTCAGTGTCTTCaccaaagggaaaaagaagaaaagaggtcaACCCGGATTATCCGATCCGGAggtccagccccagccccagccgaAGCCAGCCGGTCCACTGCTCACAG TGGAGGAGCTCAAGGAGGCCCTGGAGCGCGGGCGGCTGGAGACGGCGTGGCAGGTGCTGGCGCTGGAGCAGGCGCTGGAGGCGGCGGCGGAGGCGGGCGGCACGAGCGGCGAGGAGCTGGTGTGGCGGCAGAGCAAGGTGGAGGCGCTGTACGCGCTGCTGCTCGACCAGGTGCTCGGCGTCTTGCGGCGGCCGCTGGAGGCGGCGCCCGAGCGCCTGCGCCAGGCGCTGGCCGCGGTGTCGCAGCAGGAGCGGGAGGACCGGCGGGCGGCCGGGGGGCCCGCGGCGGCCGCGCTCGAGGCCACGCGCCCGCGCCGCTGGCTGCAGCTCTGGAGGGGCGTGGTGGCCGAGGTGGCGGCCGAGCGCCTGGACGCGCAGCCCGCGCTGGCGGCCGACGGCCGCTCGGAGGCCGAGAGCAGGTTCCTGCACATGGGCCGCACCATGAAGGAGGACCTGGAGGCGGTGGCCGAGCGGCTGAAACCGCTCTTCCCCGAGGAGTTCGCCGTGGTGCACACCTACGCCCAGAGCTACCACAGGCACTTCGCGGAGCACCTGTGCGCGATGGCGCAGTTCGAGCTGTGTGAGAGGGACGCCTACTTGCTGCTGCTCTGGGTGCAGAACCTCTACCCCAA TGATATTCTGAACAGCCCTAAGTTGGCACAGGAGCTGCAGGGCATCGAGCTGGGgagcctcctgcctcccaagCAAATCAGGTTGCTGGAGGCCATGTTCCTGTCCAATGAGGTG ACCAATGTGAAGTTGCTCATGGCCCGAGCTTTGGAGCTAGAGTCTCAGCGCTGGGCCCAAGATGTGGCTCCCCAGAGCCTGGATGGCCACTGCCACAGTGAGCTGGCCATTGACATCATCCAG ATTATTTCCCTCAGCCAGGACAAGGCTGAGAACATTACTCCTGAGGTGGGGGTGCAGATAAAACAGCTGCTGCTGGTGGAGCTGGCTGCCCTGCTGAGGAG CTACCAGCGTGCCTTTGATGAATTTCTAGAGAAAAACAAACTGCTGAAAAATTACAGCGTCAACATCATGGCCAACATCAACAACTGCCAGTCGTTCCG GACGTCTGTGGAGCAGAAGTGGCAGATGCCTCCTGATTCTCTCAACCACCTGCTGGAGCCTCTGAAAGAGCTTAAGGCTCATGGCTTTGACACCCTGCTCCAGAGCCTGTTTTTGGACCTGAAG CCACTATTCAAGAAGTTGACGCAGACCCGCTGGGCAAACCCAGATGAGACACTGGAGGAGATCCTCGCTACTGTGGACAGCAGGCTGCCTGAGTTTTCAGAGCTGCAGGATTGTTTCCGGAAG GAACTCGTGGAGGCCGTGCACCTGCACCTGGTAAAGGAGTACATCATCAGGCTCAGCAAGAGGCGCCTGGTCCTCAAGACCAccgagcagcagcagcagctggcaaGGCACATCCTGGCCAATGCCGAGGCCATTCAGCATTTCTGCACTGACAAT GGCTCCACTGCAGCCTGGCTGCAGCCTGCCCTCCCCACCATTGCTGAGATTATTCGCCTACAAGATACCAGCGCCATTAAGATTGAGGTGGCCACATACATCACCCGTTACCCTGACTTCAG CAAAGGCCACCTGAACGCCATCCTGGCCATCAAGGGCAACCTACAAAGCAGTGATGTCAAGAGCATCCGGAATATCCTGGACATCAACACCGGAGCGCAGGAGCCCTCCAGGCCCCTATTTTCACTTATAAAAGTTGGCTAG